The window CGGCAGTCCGATTGGCATGGTCAATTTATCGACTATATGCTCACTATAACCACGATGAAGCAGACGGTCTTTAAAACGTTTTGCTTTGGTTACTGAGCCAATACAACCAATATAGGGTATTGAGACTCGTGGATTGTCGCTGTCTGTTATAGCGTTATCGTTATCCAAATCGTTATCCAAATTGCTAGCTAAGATATTGTTATCTAAAATCACATCTACAGACGCACGTACCAGTTCAAAATCGACACCGTGGTCATGGGTCATGATAAGAATAAAACGCTGAGTGCCTGAGCAAGGTGAAGAATTTTGAGAGTTATTAGTGATAAACGGAAGAATAAAATCAACAGGTTCATCACTAACATGCGGACGAATATGCGCAGGAAGTTGATAAAGAACAGGTTTCTTTAAATTTAAAGTGGGTTGATCGGTTTGATTCGATGTATCTAATAAATAAGGCTCAAACATCTCAGCGCGACTGTCGACCCAGTCCACTTGGCAAGGCAATTCAGCAAGTACAGTCATCAAAGCCGCTGCCACATGCCCTGCCCCAAATACCAATATCGATAGCGGGGGTGTCACATTAAAGCACTCAAACATGACGGTGACACTACCCCCACAGCACTGTGCCAACTTGGCACCAAGGGGATAATGCTTGGTGTAAACCGTATCGCGGCGTACTGCTTTGGCTGACTTCGATTCCATTTCGCTGTTGAGGTTTTTTTTAGAAATCTTTTCTTTTTTAGAGCTCTTTGATGCGGTTGCCTCTATCTCACCATTGAGTAATTGCCGCGCAGTAGTCATAACGTCATGCTCAAGCCCGCCGCCGCCCAGCGTGTCACAACAGCTATCAACAGTGATAACCATTTTGGCCTGTAACGCTCGGGGCGCTGAGCCATTGACCGCGACAACAGTC of the Psychrobacter sp. LV10R520-6 genome contains:
- a CDS encoding XdhC family protein; the protein is MNDSSSASTMPPTRWYDGLAQYQQQGIAHVLATVVAVNGSAPRALQAKMVITVDSCCDTLGGGGLEHDVMTTARQLLNGEIEATASKSSKKEKISKKNLNSEMESKSAKAVRRDTVYTKHYPLGAKLAQCCGGSVTVMFECFNVTPPLSILVFGAGHVAAALMTVLAELPCQVDWVDSRAEMFEPYLLDTSNQTDQPTLNLKKPVLYQLPAHIRPHVSDEPVDFILPFITNNSQNSSPCSGTQRFILIMTHDHGVDFELVRASVDVILDNNILASNLDNDLDNDNAITDSDNPRVSIPYIGCIGSVTKAKRFKDRLLHRGYSEHIVDKLTMPIGLPIGGKEPMAVAVSIASQILQNYHQS